A single region of the Nocardioides sp. W7 genome encodes:
- a CDS encoding ABC transporter ATP-binding protein encodes MSEQTKKPGQAFQATERIQAPQGGPGRGPMAAGQVGQKAMDFGPSARRLVSGMRPDRWPALLVVGLVVVSVLLMSIGPRLLGHATDLVFRGFIGGRLPAGTPDSELPDAVQGQGVVPGEGVDFGEVGRWLLIVLAVYVVASLLSWLAGYVLNGVVQRTVRRMRQDVEDKIHRLPLGYFDRSPRGELLSRVTNDIDNVSQTLQQTMSQLLQSLLTLVAVLAMMFWISPMLALVALVSVPVSLVATRAIMKRSQGQFVAQWRRTGQLNAHIEESFSGHALVKVFGRTREVEKDFEEHNEGLYDVSFKAQFISGLVMPTMMFVGNLNYVVVAVIGALRVSTGALTLGEVQAFIQYTRQFTQPLTTLASMTNLLQSGVASAERVFELLDADEEPAEEAGSGAPASRRGEVHFENVSFSYDAERPLITDLSLVARPGETVAIVGPTGAGKTTLVNLVMRFYDLDGGRITIDGVDIAAVPRAQLRGQVGMVLQDTWLFEGTIRDNIAYGRPGATEEEVLEAARATFVDRFVHSLPDGYDTVVDESGSNLSAGERQLVTIARAFLTDPALLILDEATSSVDTRTELLLQHAMAALRTDRTSFVIAHRLSTIRDADLILVMEDGSIVEQGTHTELIAADGAYARLHAAQFAAAAAG; translated from the coding sequence ATGAGCGAGCAGACGAAGAAGCCCGGCCAGGCCTTCCAGGCCACCGAGCGGATCCAGGCGCCGCAGGGCGGGCCCGGTCGCGGTCCGATGGCCGCCGGCCAGGTCGGCCAGAAGGCGATGGACTTCGGGCCGTCCGCCCGGCGCCTGGTCTCCGGGATGCGGCCCGACCGTTGGCCGGCGCTCCTGGTCGTCGGCCTGGTCGTGGTCTCGGTGCTGCTGATGTCGATCGGGCCGCGGCTGCTCGGGCACGCCACGGACCTGGTGTTCCGCGGCTTCATCGGCGGCCGGCTGCCGGCCGGCACCCCCGACTCCGAGCTGCCGGACGCGGTGCAGGGCCAGGGGGTCGTCCCCGGCGAGGGCGTCGACTTCGGGGAGGTCGGCCGCTGGCTGCTGATCGTGCTCGCCGTGTACGTCGTCGCCTCGCTGCTGTCCTGGCTGGCCGGCTACGTGCTCAACGGCGTCGTGCAGCGCACCGTGCGCCGGATGCGCCAGGACGTCGAGGACAAGATCCACCGGCTGCCCCTCGGCTACTTCGACCGGTCCCCGCGCGGCGAGCTGCTGAGCCGGGTCACCAACGACATCGACAACGTCAGCCAGACCCTGCAGCAGACGATGAGCCAGCTGCTCCAGTCCCTGCTGACCCTGGTCGCCGTGCTCGCGATGATGTTCTGGATCTCGCCGATGCTGGCCCTGGTCGCGCTGGTCAGCGTGCCCGTCTCGCTGGTCGCGACCCGGGCGATCATGAAGCGCTCGCAAGGTCAGTTCGTCGCGCAGTGGCGGCGTACGGGACAGCTCAACGCACACATCGAGGAGTCCTTCTCGGGCCACGCGCTGGTCAAGGTCTTCGGCCGCACCCGCGAGGTCGAGAAGGACTTCGAGGAGCACAACGAGGGCCTGTACGACGTCTCCTTCAAGGCGCAGTTCATCAGCGGCCTGGTGATGCCGACGATGATGTTCGTCGGGAACCTCAACTACGTCGTGGTCGCGGTCATCGGCGCGCTGCGGGTGTCCACCGGAGCCCTCACGCTCGGCGAGGTCCAGGCGTTCATCCAGTACACCAGGCAGTTCACCCAGCCGCTGACCACACTGGCCTCGATGACGAACCTGCTGCAGTCGGGCGTGGCCTCGGCCGAGCGGGTCTTCGAGCTGCTCGACGCCGACGAGGAGCCGGCCGAGGAGGCGGGCTCCGGCGCGCCCGCGTCCCGGCGGGGCGAGGTGCACTTCGAGAACGTCTCGTTCTCGTACGACGCCGAGCGCCCGCTCATCACCGACCTCTCCCTCGTCGCCCGCCCCGGCGAGACGGTGGCGATCGTCGGCCCGACCGGCGCCGGCAAGACGACCCTGGTCAATCTGGTGATGCGCTTCTACGACCTCGACGGCGGCCGGATCACCATCGACGGCGTCGACATCGCCGCCGTACCGCGGGCGCAGCTGCGTGGCCAGGTCGGGATGGTGCTGCAGGACACCTGGCTGTTCGAGGGCACGATCCGCGACAACATCGCCTACGGCCGGCCCGGCGCGACCGAGGAGGAGGTGCTGGAGGCGGCCCGGGCGACGTTCGTCGACCGGTTCGTGCACTCGCTGCCCGACGGCTACGACACCGTCGTCGACGAGTCCGGCTCGAACCTCTCGGCGGGGGAGCGGCAGCTGGTCACGATCGCCCGGGCGTTCCTCACCGACCCGGCGCTGCTGATCCTGGACGAGGCGACCAGCTCGGTCGACACCCGCACCGAGCTGCTGCTGCAGCACGCCATGGCCGCGCTGCGCACCGACCGGACGTCTTTCGTCATCGCCCACCGGCTCTCCACGATCCGCGACGCCGACCTGATCCTGGTGATGGAGGACGGCTCGATCGTCGAGCAGGGCACGCACACCGAGCTGATCGCCGCCGACGGCGCGTACGCCCGGCTGCACGCGGCCCAGTTCGCGGCGGCCGCGGCGGGCTGA
- a CDS encoding glycoside hydrolase family 13 protein yields MTSPEWWRHAVTYQVYVRSFADHDGDGIGDLPGITERLPHLRDLGVDALWITPFYTSPQKDHGYDVADYTDVDPLFGSLEDADALTTRAHELGLKVIVDLVPNHTSSAHAWFVEALAAAPGSPERARYLFRDGSGPDGSEPPNNWRSVFGGPAWTRVADGQWYLHLFDSSQPDLDWRNPDIGDLFEGVLRFWLDRGVDGFRIDVAHGLVKEEGLRDQVVPEGESLGSGAPTGESMIERTLRDEPMWDQPEVHDVYRRWRRVLDTYDGDRMLVAEAWTQTPESMARFVRPDEMHQAFNFSWLLAPWSAKAFADVVTGTLEAVAPVGASPTWVLSNHDVVRHPTRYGGGPVGLARARAATLTMLALPGSAYLYQGEELGLEQVDVAPEHRQDPSWFRTGEVGRDGCRVPMPWGGTEQPYDFGPSGKPWIPQPEEWSALTVAAQTGDPDSTLEFYRSALAARRAFATSAGDDVEVLDADTDVLVLRRGPVTVLLNCGAETVPLPAGDVLVASGPLKDGLPPDTAVWLG; encoded by the coding sequence ATGACTTCTCCCGAGTGGTGGCGCCACGCCGTCACCTACCAGGTCTACGTCCGCAGCTTCGCCGACCACGACGGCGACGGCATCGGTGACCTGCCCGGCATCACCGAGCGCCTCCCCCACCTGCGCGACCTCGGCGTCGACGCGCTGTGGATCACGCCGTTCTACACCTCCCCCCAGAAGGACCACGGGTACGACGTCGCCGATTACACCGACGTCGATCCGCTCTTCGGCAGTCTCGAGGACGCCGACGCCCTGACGACCCGCGCCCACGAGCTCGGGCTGAAGGTGATCGTCGACCTGGTGCCCAACCACACCTCGTCCGCGCACGCCTGGTTCGTCGAGGCGCTGGCCGCGGCGCCCGGCAGCCCGGAGCGCGCCCGCTACCTCTTCCGCGACGGCAGCGGCCCGGACGGCTCCGAGCCGCCGAACAACTGGCGGTCGGTCTTCGGCGGGCCGGCGTGGACCCGGGTGGCCGACGGGCAGTGGTACCTCCACCTCTTCGACTCGTCCCAGCCCGACCTCGACTGGCGCAACCCGGACATAGGCGACCTGTTCGAGGGCGTGCTGCGCTTCTGGCTCGACCGCGGCGTCGACGGCTTCCGCATCGACGTGGCCCACGGCCTCGTCAAGGAGGAGGGGCTGCGCGACCAGGTGGTGCCCGAGGGTGAGTCGCTGGGCAGCGGCGCACCCACCGGCGAGTCGATGATCGAGCGCACCCTGCGCGACGAGCCGATGTGGGACCAGCCCGAGGTGCACGACGTGTATCGGCGCTGGCGCCGCGTGCTCGACACCTACGACGGCGACCGGATGCTGGTCGCCGAGGCCTGGACCCAGACGCCGGAGTCGATGGCGCGGTTCGTGCGGCCCGACGAGATGCACCAGGCCTTCAACTTCTCCTGGCTGCTCGCGCCCTGGTCGGCCAAGGCGTTCGCCGACGTCGTCACCGGCACCCTCGAGGCGGTCGCGCCGGTCGGCGCCTCGCCGACCTGGGTGCTGTCCAACCACGACGTCGTCCGGCACCCCACCCGGTACGGCGGCGGGCCCGTCGGGCTCGCCCGCGCCCGGGCGGCGACGCTGACCATGCTGGCGCTGCCCGGCTCGGCGTACCTCTACCAGGGCGAGGAGCTCGGCCTGGAGCAGGTCGACGTGGCGCCGGAGCACCGCCAGGACCCCTCCTGGTTCCGGACCGGCGAGGTCGGCCGGGACGGCTGCCGGGTGCCGATGCCGTGGGGTGGCACCGAGCAGCCGTACGACTTCGGGCCGAGCGGGAAGCCGTGGATCCCCCAGCCCGAGGAGTGGTCGGCGCTGACCGTGGCGGCCCAGACCGGCGACCCGGACTCGACGCTGGAGTTCTACCGCTCCGCGCTCGCCGCCCGGCGGGCCTTCGCGACCAGCGCCGGCGACGACGTCGAGGTGCTCGACGCCGACACCGACGTACTCGTCCTGCGCCGGGGACCGGTGACCGTCCTGCTCAACTGCGGTGCCGAGACCGTCCCGCTGCCCGCCGGAGACGTACTCGTCGCCAGCGGCCCGCTGAAGGACGGGCTGCCGCCCGACACCGCGGTCTGGCTGGGCTGA
- a CDS encoding ABC transporter ATP-binding protein, which produces MLVRLLRERLAPYRAWLTAVVVLQFVGVLAMLYLPSLNARIIDEGVVTGDTGTIWRLGGLMLAVSVAQIICSVGASWYGARTATAFGRDLRRDLFARVGTFSTREVQDFGAPSLITRTTNDVQQVQMLVVMTCLIAVSSPIMMVGGVLMALREDAGLGWILAVVVPALFASVGFVISRMVPSFRAMQERIDEVNRVLREQISGIRVVRAFVREPHERDRFGEANDRLTEVAVSAGRWMATLFPLAMLVVNVSSVAVIWFGGHRVDSGQMEVGALTAFLAYLMQILMSVMMGTFMLMQVPRSAVCGERIAEVLDTETSVRPPDEPVTPDPADRGRLDLEDVTFAYPGAHEPVLDGVSLQARPGTTTAVVGSTGAGKSTLVNLVPRLFDATGGIVRVGGVDVRDLDPDVLWAQVGLVPQQAYLFSGTVRSNLQHGRADATEEDLWAALDVAQARDFVVALPDGLDGPVAQGGTNFSGGQRQRLAIARAVVRRPAVYLFDDSFSALDLATDARLRAALKPVTTDATVVVVAQRVSTIRDADVIVVLDDGRVVGRGTHTELLEDCPTYQEIVASQLTSEEAVA; this is translated from the coding sequence ATGCTCGTCCGCCTGCTCCGTGAGCGGCTCGCGCCGTACCGCGCCTGGCTCACCGCCGTCGTCGTCCTGCAGTTCGTCGGCGTGCTGGCGATGCTCTACCTGCCCAGCCTGAACGCCCGGATCATCGACGAGGGCGTGGTCACCGGTGACACCGGCACCATCTGGCGCCTCGGCGGGCTGATGCTCGCCGTCTCCGTCGCGCAGATCATCTGCTCCGTCGGCGCCTCCTGGTACGGCGCCCGCACGGCGACCGCGTTCGGCCGCGACCTGCGGCGCGACCTGTTCGCCCGGGTCGGGACGTTCTCGACCCGGGAGGTCCAGGACTTCGGCGCCCCGTCGCTGATCACCCGCACGACCAACGACGTCCAGCAGGTGCAGATGCTGGTCGTGATGACCTGCCTGATCGCGGTCTCCAGCCCGATCATGATGGTCGGCGGCGTCCTGATGGCGCTGCGCGAGGACGCCGGACTGGGCTGGATCCTGGCCGTCGTGGTGCCGGCGCTGTTCGCGAGCGTCGGCTTCGTGATCTCCCGGATGGTCCCCAGCTTCCGCGCCATGCAGGAGCGCATCGACGAGGTCAACCGGGTGCTGCGCGAGCAGATCAGCGGCATCCGCGTGGTCCGCGCGTTCGTGCGCGAGCCGCACGAGCGGGACCGCTTCGGCGAGGCCAACGACCGGCTCACCGAGGTCGCGGTCAGCGCCGGCCGGTGGATGGCGACCCTGTTCCCGCTGGCGATGCTGGTCGTGAACGTCTCCAGCGTCGCCGTCATCTGGTTCGGCGGTCACCGGGTCGACAGCGGCCAGATGGAGGTGGGTGCGCTGACGGCGTTCCTGGCCTACCTGATGCAGATCCTGATGTCGGTGATGATGGGCACGTTCATGCTCATGCAGGTGCCGCGCTCGGCGGTCTGCGGCGAGCGGATCGCCGAGGTCCTCGACACCGAGACCTCGGTGCGGCCGCCGGATGAGCCGGTGACCCCCGACCCCGCGGACCGCGGCCGGCTCGACCTCGAGGACGTCACCTTCGCCTACCCCGGCGCCCACGAGCCGGTGCTCGACGGCGTCTCCCTGCAGGCCCGGCCGGGCACGACCACTGCGGTCGTCGGGTCGACGGGCGCCGGCAAGAGCACCCTGGTCAACCTGGTGCCGCGGCTCTTCGACGCGACCGGCGGGATCGTCCGGGTCGGCGGCGTGGACGTCCGCGACCTCGATCCCGACGTGCTCTGGGCCCAGGTCGGCCTGGTGCCGCAGCAGGCGTACCTCTTCTCCGGCACCGTCCGCAGCAACCTCCAGCACGGCCGCGCGGACGCGACCGAGGAGGACCTGTGGGCCGCCCTCGACGTGGCCCAGGCGCGCGACTTCGTGGTCGCGCTCCCCGACGGCCTCGACGGCCCCGTCGCCCAGGGTGGCACCAACTTCTCCGGCGGCCAGCGGCAGCGGCTCGCCATCGCGCGCGCCGTCGTACGACGTCCGGCCGTCTACCTGTTCGACGACTCCTTCTCGGCGCTCGACCTGGCCACCGACGCGCGGCTGCGCGCCGCGCTGAAGCCGGTGACCACCGACGCGACGGTCGTGGTGGTGGCCCAGCGGGTCTCCACGATCCGTGACGCCGACGTGATCGTGGTCCTCGACGACGGCCGGGTGGTGGGCCGCGGCACGCACACCGAGCTGCTCGAGGACTGTCCGACCTACCAGGAGATCGTCGCGTCCCAGCTCACTTCCGAGGAGGCCGTCGCATGA
- a CDS encoding TetR/AcrR family transcriptional regulator: MTEGLRGPRSTRPRARPLSPEERREVILTATVPLLYEHGRSVTSRLIAEAAGVAEGTIFRVFATKDELVDEAIVRAFQPGDVVTRIEEIPSDRPLEERLVRLVSILQQRFRATFGLMQKVGMLGPPDHLHDSAQADAWRARLDALMVGVVGEDGAQLAVPPEDFVHVLRLLTFAGSHQKVADGRLLTPEQIVDVVLHGLERRN, encoded by the coding sequence GTGACCGAAGGTCTCCGCGGACCGCGCTCGACGCGCCCACGTGCCCGGCCGCTGTCGCCGGAGGAGCGCCGCGAGGTGATCCTGACCGCGACGGTGCCGCTGCTCTACGAGCACGGCCGGTCGGTGACGAGCCGGCTGATCGCGGAGGCCGCCGGCGTCGCCGAGGGCACGATCTTCCGGGTCTTCGCGACCAAGGACGAGCTCGTCGACGAGGCGATCGTGCGTGCCTTCCAGCCGGGCGACGTCGTGACGCGGATCGAGGAGATCCCGTCGGACCGGCCGCTGGAGGAGCGGCTGGTCCGGCTGGTGTCGATCCTCCAGCAGCGCTTCCGCGCGACCTTCGGGCTGATGCAGAAGGTCGGCATGCTGGGCCCTCCGGACCACCTCCACGACTCCGCCCAGGCCGACGCCTGGCGAGCCCGGCTCGACGCGCTGATGGTCGGCGTCGTGGGGGAGGACGGTGCGCAGCTCGCCGTACCTCCCGAGGACTTCGTGCACGTGCTCCGCCTGCTGACCTTCGCCGGCAGTCACCAGAAGGTCGCCGACGGGCGACTGCTCACCCCCGAGCAGATCGTCGACGTCGTCCTGCACGGCCTCGAGAGGAGGAACTGA
- a CDS encoding MarR family transcriptional regulator, whose translation MIATEQDSRRVEHLHTLEQEVGVLIRRVRRVIGQRSALVHPQLQPASYLMLGYLTTHGPLRASALAEVFDIDKGAISRQIQHLEELGLVDRTPDPADGRASLVSASADAAARFDEVAADRRRWLDERLGDWSEEELGEFAAVLSRYNATLDL comes from the coding sequence ATGATCGCTACCGAGCAGGACAGTCGACGCGTCGAGCACCTCCACACCCTGGAGCAGGAGGTCGGGGTGCTGATCCGCCGAGTCCGGCGCGTGATCGGCCAGCGCTCCGCGCTGGTGCACCCCCAGCTGCAGCCCGCGTCGTACCTCATGCTGGGCTACCTGACCACCCACGGGCCGCTGCGAGCCTCGGCGCTGGCCGAGGTCTTCGACATCGACAAGGGCGCGATCAGCCGCCAGATCCAGCACCTGGAGGAGCTCGGGCTGGTCGATCGGACCCCCGACCCGGCCGACGGCCGTGCGTCGCTGGTCTCGGCCAGCGCCGACGCCGCCGCACGGTTCGACGAGGTCGCGGCCGACCGTCGCCGCTGGCTCGACGAGCGCCTCGGCGACTGGTCCGAGGAGGAGCTCGGAGAGTTCGCCGCGGTGCTGAGTCGCTACAACGCGACGCTCGATCTCTGA
- the pdxH gene encoding pyridoxamine 5'-phosphate oxidase, protein MGDPDLDLRALRQEYAAAGLAEGDLAADPVTMFRRWFDEVQAAGLHEPNAMVVATVGADLAPSSRMVLLKGLDEDGFVFFTNTRSRKGEDLAGNPRCALLFPWHPLERQVRVDGVAAPLSAAAVADYFAVRPRGSQLGAWASRQSRVVAGREELAASYDEVEARYDGRDVPVPEEWGGYVVRPDAVEFWQGRPGRMHDRLVYRRAAAGWRTERLAP, encoded by the coding sequence ATGGGTGACCCTGATCTCGACCTCCGCGCGCTCCGCCAGGAGTACGCCGCCGCCGGGCTGGCCGAGGGGGACCTCGCGGCCGATCCGGTGACCATGTTCCGCCGCTGGTTCGACGAGGTCCAGGCCGCCGGCCTGCACGAGCCGAACGCGATGGTCGTCGCGACGGTGGGCGCCGACCTCGCCCCGTCGTCGCGGATGGTGCTGCTCAAGGGACTCGACGAGGACGGCTTCGTCTTCTTCACCAACACCCGCTCGCGCAAGGGCGAGGACCTGGCCGGCAACCCCCGCTGCGCGCTGCTCTTCCCGTGGCACCCGCTGGAGCGGCAGGTCCGGGTCGACGGCGTCGCCGCGCCGTTGAGCGCGGCCGCCGTCGCGGACTACTTCGCGGTCCGGCCCCGGGGCTCCCAGCTCGGCGCCTGGGCCTCGCGCCAGTCGAGGGTGGTCGCCGGCCGCGAGGAGCTGGCGGCGTCGTACGACGAGGTCGAGGCGCGGTACGACGGCCGGGACGTCCCGGTCCCCGAGGAGTGGGGCGGGTACGTCGTCCGCCCGGACGCCGTCGAGTTCTGGCAGGGCCGACCGGGGCGGATGCACGACCGGCTCGTCTACCGGCGTGCGGCCGCCGGCTGGCGGACCGAGCGCCTGGCCCCATAG
- a CDS encoding citrate synthase 2 has translation MTEVHHGLEGVVAFETQIAEPDKEGSALRYRGVDIEDIVGRVPFENVWGLLIDGSYTPGLAPAEPYNLPVHTGDVRVDVQAAVAMLAPAFGFGQTYDISDEQAREDIGRLAVMVLSYAAQSARGLHQAVVPQKVVDEGQTLAEKFLIRWKGEADPKHVKAIDAYWSSAAEHGMNASTFTARVITSTGADVAAAFSGAIGAMSGPLHGGAPARVLTMIEDVEKSGDATAYVKGLLDSGERLMGFGHRVYRAEDPRARVLRRTAKELDAPRYAVAEALEQAALAELRERRPDRVLETNVEFWAAIVLDFAEVPANMFTSMFTCARTGGWSAHILEQKTTGRLIRPSAIYTGPAARKADEVDGWQAEWHA, from the coding sequence ATGACCGAGGTACACCACGGACTGGAGGGCGTCGTCGCCTTCGAGACGCAGATCGCGGAGCCCGACAAGGAGGGTTCGGCGCTGCGCTACCGCGGCGTCGACATCGAGGACATCGTCGGCCGGGTGCCGTTCGAGAACGTCTGGGGCCTGCTGATCGACGGCTCCTACACCCCCGGCCTCGCGCCGGCGGAGCCCTACAACCTGCCGGTGCACACCGGCGACGTCCGCGTCGACGTGCAGGCCGCCGTGGCGATGCTCGCCCCCGCGTTCGGCTTCGGCCAGACCTACGACATCAGCGACGAGCAGGCCCGCGAGGACATCGGCCGCCTCGCCGTCATGGTGCTGTCGTACGCCGCGCAGTCGGCCCGCGGCCTGCACCAGGCCGTCGTACCGCAGAAGGTCGTCGACGAGGGCCAGACCCTCGCCGAGAAGTTCCTGATCCGGTGGAAGGGCGAGGCCGACCCCAAGCACGTCAAGGCGATCGACGCCTACTGGAGCAGCGCGGCCGAGCACGGCATGAACGCCTCCACCTTCACCGCCCGCGTCATCACCTCCACCGGTGCCGACGTCGCCGCCGCCTTCTCCGGCGCGATCGGCGCGATGAGCGGCCCGCTGCACGGCGGCGCCCCGGCCCGCGTGCTGACCATGATCGAGGACGTCGAGAAGTCCGGCGATGCCACCGCCTACGTCAAGGGCCTGCTCGACTCGGGCGAGCGGCTGATGGGCTTCGGCCACCGCGTCTACCGCGCCGAGGACCCGCGCGCCCGCGTGCTGCGCCGTACGGCGAAGGAGCTCGACGCCCCGCGCTACGCGGTCGCCGAGGCGCTGGAGCAGGCCGCGCTGGCCGAGCTCCGCGAGCGCCGGCCCGACCGGGTGCTGGAGACCAACGTGGAGTTCTGGGCGGCCATCGTCCTGGACTTCGCCGAGGTGCCCGCGAACATGTTCACCTCGATGTTCACCTGTGCCCGCACCGGTGGCTGGTCGGCGCACATCCTGGAGCAGAAGACCACCGGCCGACTGATCCGCCCCTCGGCGATCTACACCGGTCCCGCCGCCCGCAAGGCCGACGAGGTCGACGGCTGGCAGGCGGAGTGGCACGCCTGA
- a CDS encoding MDR family MFS transporter, translating into MTQVDPATAPTAEQPDQMTHRQILEALSGLLLAMFVAMLSSTVVSNALPRIVTDLEGSQTGYTWVVVATLLAMTATTPIWGKLADLFSKKLLVQTALVIFSVGSVVATLANSMEVLIGARVIQGLGIGGLTALVQVVISSMVSPRERGRYSGYIGAVFAAATVSGPLIGGLIVDSPMGWRGCFAIGIPFAIAAFVLLQKTLHLPVIKREVKIDYLGATLIMGGVSILLIWVSLAGNQFEWASGTSYALVAAGLLVTLVAVFVEIKIAAEPVIPMYLFRDRTMSLATVASALVGVAMFGSTVYLSQYFQLARGMSPTKAGLMTVAMVVPLMLSSLLSGRVITRTGVWKRWLVAGMFLVVVALVLLGTIDESTHLVLVGLFMAVLGLGMGATMQNLVLAVQNNVPLSELGAASSVVAFFRSMGGTAGVSVLGAILGTQVADKVASGYQAAQQAPSGDFGTHTIPDLASLAPWEAQIWEHGFGASIGELYLIAAPAALLAFLCVLFIKEVPLRTTLSLPEEVAPEATEELQTR; encoded by the coding sequence GTGACCCAGGTCGACCCCGCGACCGCCCCGACTGCCGAGCAGCCGGACCAGATGACCCACCGCCAGATCCTGGAGGCCCTCAGCGGCCTGCTGCTCGCGATGTTCGTCGCCATGCTCTCCAGCACCGTCGTCAGCAACGCGCTCCCGCGCATCGTCACCGACCTCGAGGGCAGCCAGACCGGCTACACCTGGGTCGTCGTCGCGACCCTGCTGGCCATGACCGCGACCACGCCGATCTGGGGCAAGCTCGCCGACCTGTTCAGCAAGAAGCTGCTGGTCCAGACGGCGCTCGTGATCTTCTCCGTGGGATCCGTGGTGGCGACCCTCGCCAACAGCATGGAGGTCCTGATCGGGGCCCGGGTCATCCAGGGCCTCGGCATCGGCGGCCTGACCGCGCTGGTGCAGGTGGTGATCTCGAGCATGGTCAGCCCGCGTGAGCGGGGCCGCTACTCCGGCTACATCGGGGCCGTCTTCGCAGCGGCCACCGTCAGCGGCCCGCTCATCGGCGGCCTCATCGTGGACAGCCCGATGGGCTGGCGCGGCTGCTTCGCGATCGGCATCCCGTTCGCGATCGCCGCCTTCGTCCTGCTGCAGAAGACCCTGCACCTGCCGGTGATCAAGCGCGAGGTCAAGATCGACTACCTGGGCGCGACGCTGATCATGGGTGGCGTCTCCATCCTGCTGATCTGGGTCTCCCTGGCCGGCAACCAGTTCGAGTGGGCGTCGGGCACCAGCTACGCCCTGGTCGCGGCCGGTCTCCTCGTCACCCTCGTCGCGGTCTTCGTCGAGATCAAGATCGCCGCCGAGCCGGTGATCCCCATGTACCTGTTCCGCGACCGGACGATGAGCCTGGCCACCGTGGCGTCGGCTCTGGTGGGCGTCGCGATGTTCGGCTCCACGGTCTACCTGAGCCAGTACTTCCAGCTCGCCCGGGGCATGTCGCCGACCAAGGCCGGTCTGATGACGGTCGCCATGGTGGTCCCGCTGATGCTCTCCAGCCTGCTGAGCGGCAGGGTCATCACCCGCACCGGTGTGTGGAAGCGCTGGCTGGTGGCCGGCATGTTCCTCGTCGTCGTGGCACTGGTCCTGCTCGGCACCATCGACGAGAGCACCCACCTGGTCCTGGTCGGCCTGTTCATGGCCGTGCTCGGGCTCGGCATGGGCGCGACGATGCAGAACCTCGTCCTTGCCGTGCAGAACAACGTGCCCCTCAGCGAGCTCGGCGCCGCGAGCTCCGTGGTCGCGTTCTTCCGATCGATGGGCGGCACCGCGGGCGTCTCGGTGCTCGGCGCGATCCTCGGCACCCAGGTGGCCGACAAGGTCGCCAGCGGCTACCAGGCCGCGCAGCAGGCGCCGAGCGGCGACTTCGGCACCCACACGATCCCCGACCTGGCTAGCCTGGCCCCGTGGGAGGCGCAGATCTGGGAGCACGGCTTCGGCGCCTCGATCGGCGAGCTGTACCTGATCGCAGCACCGGCCGCGCTCCTGGCGTTCCTCTGCGTGCTGTTCATCAAGGAGGTCCCGCTGCGGACCACGTTGTCCCTGCCCGAGGAGGTCGCCCCCGAGGCGACGGAGGAGCTGCAGACCCGATGA